Part of the Bacillus andreraoultii genome is shown below.
TTCAGGATCATCAGTAGCATACCAAATCAATCCACCAGCATTCATCATTTTTTCCATAACTTTCCGATACTCCCACACATTAAGACCCGTACCCTTCAAATCCCAATGCCAATAATATTCTGTAGTAATAATGATGTAGTCTTCCATTGCATCATCCATCATGGCTAGTTTTAATAATTGTTTTCCAACAGCCTTTCCTCTGTACGGTGCAGCTACTTCAATAGCACCTAATTCTAGTAAATTATCCATATTTCCCTCTGACCATCTTTCTAATGGGTCTGGATAGAGAAAAGTAGCATAACCAATGACGGTGTCCTCGTCTCTAGCGATAATAATTCTTCCTTCCTCAAGTGAGGCAATTTCGACTAAGGCTTTCTTTTGCTCGGTGGGAGGGCGGAATGCAACTAACCCATCGTGAAAGTGAAACTCTGCTAATCGTTGTGATGATACCGGTCCTTCAATGATTAATGTTTCATCCTTCGTTTTCCACCTTTTTTTATAATAGGTTTTTTTATGTTTCAAAGTATCACCTCTAATAAATGATAATTATATTATAGATGAAAGTGGTTTCAAAAACGAGACTATTTTACGATGAATCAATAATTATATTTATAATATTTTAAATATATATATAAATAGGGTTGCAATTTTAACAAATTTATGAAATAAATATAATATGAACTTTATTTTTACACTGACTAAATGGAACAAGGGGGAATATTTGTGAAATTGGAAACGCTATCACCAAAAAACGGGGACTACAATCTTAAAAATTATGATGAAACGTACAGCACATTTAAATGGGAAGATGCAGAGAAATACTTTTCTTGGTATACGACAGGAAAAGTAAATATTGCATATGAAGCAATTGATCGTCATACGGAGGGTTTCCGAAAAAATAAAGTTGCCCTTATGTATCGAGATGGGAATCGATATGAAAAATATACATTTAAAGAAATGAGAGACTTTTCAAATAAGGTGGGAAACGTATTTAAAGATTACGGTGTTAGTAAAGGAGAACGTTTATTTATCT
Proteins encoded:
- a CDS encoding GNAT family N-acetyltransferase; amino-acid sequence: MKHKKTYYKKRWKTKDETLIIEGPVSSQRLAEFHFHDGLVAFRPPTEQKKALVEIASLEEGRIIIARDEDTVIGYATFLYPDPLERWSEGNMDNLLELGAIEVAAPYRGKAVGKQLLKLAMMDDAMEDYIIITTEYYWHWDLKGTGLNVWEYRKVMEKMMNAGGLIWYATDDPEICSHPANCLMVRIGKRVDQASIEKFDRLRFRNRFMY